The genomic window AGCGGTGTGCCTGGTTACACGTTCCGGTGGTTCTGTGGGGTGCACTCATTGAATTTACGGGTTGGATCTGTCCACTCACGCCGCTTGAGAACTGGCTCCGGGCACGAGGTGGGGCGGTCGGATATCGGTCCAGCTTTATCGAGCACTACATTTTGCCGGTCCTTTATCCCACACATCTCACGCGACAGCTGCAGATTACCCTGGGTCTCTTGGTATTGGGGATTAATCTCGGAATCTATGGATGGGTATTGCGCCGCGCCGCAAAGAGCAAGGCTTGATCAGGAGGGCACCGTCACACACCGCGAGGCAGAAAACGTGTAGGCAACCTGAAGGAGGGATCATGGCGATATCATCGACGATGGAGTTACCCTTTGGGGCGAAAGCCCCGGATTTTGCGCTTCCGAACACTGATGGAAAGATCACCTCGCTTGCCGATTTCGCCGATGCGCCTACCCTGCTGGCGATGTTCATTTGCAACCACTGCCCCTATGTCCTGCATCTCCGGGAGCATCTCGTCCAGCTGGTCAAAGAGTACCAGAGCAAGGGGGTGGCGGTCGTGGGGATCAACTCGAACGATGTCGAGCGGTATCCGGATGATGCCCCCGACAAAATGGCCGAGGCCGCCAAGCGGTGCGGCTTTACTTTCCCGTACCTTTTTGATGAATCCCAGGAAGTGGCCAAAGCCTATCGGGCCGCGTGTACACCGGATTTCTTCCTTTTCGACAAGGATCGCAAGCTCATCTACCGGGGGCAATACGACGACAGCCGTCCGAAGAACGACATTCCGGTGACCGGGAAGGACCTTCGCGCAGCCTTGGATGCCGCCCTTGCGGGTGGGCCCCTCCCCCAAGATCAAAAGCCCAGCGTGGGCTGCGGTGTCAAGTGGAAGCCTGGCAATGAGCCAGACTACGCCTAAAGTTAGCCTTCCCTGCTTTTTCATCCCTGTCCATCGGTTGGAAAAACGCAGATAGGTAAGGCAGTGGCATGTCCCCTGCATGCGCCTTTCTGAGATGGGTGCAGTGACCAGGTCCGCGAGCAGGGGATATGCCACAACAGCACTACACAGACGTAGAGAAAATCCACCTTCAGGAGCAATTCCGGGAATTACGACGGAGGGTCACTCTTGCCAATGTGACTTTCTTTGTCTTTTTCTTTGCGTCGTTCTTTCTCCTTGTATACATCAAAGATGAGGGCTTTCTTAAAGGACTGGTGATTTTTTGGCTTTTGATGGGGTTGGCTTTAATCCGATTCAATTGGAAGGTCTGGCGTTGTCCTGCCTGCTCGAAACGGTGGGACCTTCAACAGCTTTTTGCCAGTACACACTGGGATTACTGTCCGAAATGTGCAGCGCCGCTGAAAAGAGTTCCGAAAGAGTCGCGTCAAGTCAACTTGAGTGAGAACCAAATCCGAGAACTGCAAGAAAAGTTCAAGAGAAACAGTTGGTGGGGAAACATTGCCCTTGCGCTTTTCGTTCCTCTGACCATCGTTGTACTCGTCTTCCTCGATGCAAAGGGATTCAGTGACAGCGAAGTAAAACTGATCGGCATTATTTTCGGAGGAGCATTCACATCGATCTATTTCGTTTTATCCAGGTGTGTGAATTGCAAAAAAGGCCTTATACTCGGGCGTGCCAGTCATTGTTACCTTTGTGGAGTAAAGCTTAAGTAGCCGTTTCTCCCTTCCTTTTGGCACAACCGTCTCACCGGGTCGCATCCCGCAGCCTTTTTCATTTTTTCGCAGCAATGGTGATTCGAGCTAATTGAGGATTATGGGCAGATTCGGTGTGGGATGCGCAGGGATCGGTATGCCGTCAGATGGCTTTGCGGCGCTGGCGCCGACGCAGTTCCTCAACGCGCGCTCGCGCGCCAGGCAAATAGGGATTGATCTCGAGCGCCGCCTCGAAGGCCTTTATCGCCGCTCGATTGTCGCCGAGGCTGATATAGACGAAGCCGAGTCCCGAGAGCGCCCCGAAATGACGTGGCTCGAGGGCGAGCGTCCGTTCGATATCGCGCACCGACGCCTCATATTCGCCCATCAGGTAGTAGACGGTGGCCCGCTTGTTCCATCCTTCGGCCAGGTCCGGCTCGAGCTTGATCACCTCACTGAAGGTGTCCACCGCCGCCTCGTAGTCGCGGCGCGACATTTCCTCGATACCCTTGGACATGAGGGTGTCAACGATGTCGTTTTCGGGTTGCCGCCAGATAACCCAGATCTGGTACGTGAGCGCCGCCGCCTCGGTCTCGCTGTGGGTGGTCTTAAGGCGGTCAAACAGGGCATCCAGGCGTTCGTCGGTCTGGCCTGCCCAAGCGGCGGGCATAAGGCACGCCGCAGCGGCCAGAACTATGGCTGCAATAATGCAATTCATTCGCAAAACCACGTGCTTCATAGCTCGATACTATGCTTGAATTTCC from Candidatus Methylomirabilota bacterium includes these protein-coding regions:
- a CDS encoding DUF2784 domain-containing protein; this translates as MLYGVLADFVVMVHFAFVLFVVLGGFFVLRWKRCAWLHVPVVLWGALIEFTGWICPLTPLENWLRARGGAVGYRSSFIEHYILPVLYPTHLTRQLQITLGLLVLGINLGIYGWVLRRAAKSKA
- a CDS encoding thioredoxin family protein, which produces MAISSTMELPFGAKAPDFALPNTDGKITSLADFADAPTLLAMFICNHCPYVLHLREHLVQLVKEYQSKGVAVVGINSNDVERYPDDAPDKMAEAAKRCGFTFPYLFDESQEVAKAYRAACTPDFFLFDKDRKLIYRGQYDDSRPKNDIPVTGKDLRAALDAALAGGPLPQDQKPSVGCGVKWKPGNEPDYA
- a CDS encoding tetratricopeptide repeat protein gives rise to the protein MKHVVLRMNCIIAAIVLAAAACLMPAAWAGQTDERLDALFDRLKTTHSETEAAALTYQIWVIWRQPENDIVDTLMSKGIEEMSRRDYEAAVDTFSEVIKLEPDLAEGWNKRATVYYLMGEYEASVRDIERTLALEPRHFGALSGLGFVYISLGDNRAAIKAFEAALEINPYLPGARARVEELRRRQRRKAI